GAAGAACCACGAGCCTGGTCAGAGCCTGACTGCGGAGGTCACCGGAATAGGGCGGCCCATCACGATCAAGCTCTACGACAACGACGATCTCCGGGCGCAGACAACCCCGGTCAAGGGGAAGTAGCCCGTGGGAGTCTTACTGGCACCGTCGCTCTTGGCCGCCGACCACGCCCGGTTTGGTGAGCAGGCCCAGGCGGCACTGGCTACCGGGGAGCACTGGCTCCATGTGGATGTCATGGATGGCCGCTTTGTGCCCAACCTGACTTTTGGAGCAGAGGTAGTCCGGGCGCTCAAGCCGCTCTGCCCGGAAGCGGTCTTTGATGTGCATCTGATGGTGGTCGAGCCGGAGCGCTATATCGAGCCCTTTGTCGCCGCCGGTGCCCACGCGATCACGGTCCACCAAGAGGCCACTCCCCATCTCCAGCGCACCCTCGCCGCGATCCGTGAGGCGGGCTGTCTGGCAGGAGTCGCTCTCAACCCCGCAACCCCGCCGGAGACCCTGCGCTATGTCTTGGGCGATCTGGATCTGGTGCTGGTCATGACGGTCAACCCGGGCTTTGGGGGGCAGGCATTTCTACCTAGCGCCGCTCGAAAAGTCGGGGAGCTGGCCCAGCTCCGCACCGAGGCGGGGGCGAGCTTTAAGATCAGTGTGGATGGCAGTGTGAATGTCAAGACCGCGGCGGGGCTGGCCCGCGATGGGGCGGATGTGCTGGTCGCGGGCTCCGCGATCTTCAATCATCCCGAGGGCGTGGCGGCCGGTGTGGCCGCGCTGCGTGAGGTGCTGGGGCCATGATAAGCGTAAGCCTAGTCTTTGGAGTCCTCCTCGCGATCACGGTGGGGCTGACGATCTTTTTCTACTCCAAGGGCTATGGCGCGCTCTCGCCACGCTCACGGCTCTTTCGGACGGCGGGAATGGCGCTGCTTTGCCTGCTCCTGGCGCTGGCGCTGATCTTTGTGGGGCGTGATTTTGTGGGGCGGGTGGGTGCGCTCCAGAAGCTGATGCTCCTGATCTCGCTCTATGGGCTCGGGGTGAGCCTGGTCTGTATCGCCCTTCTGGATGCACTGGAGTCGTTTGTGGCGATGCGCAAGGCGGAGCGCCAGGTGATCCAGCAGGTGATAGACAATGTCGCCGAAGAGGCGCAGAAGCAGCGCAATGCCCAGTGACCCCGATGTTTTCTGGATGCGGCGTGCCCTGCGCCTCACTAATCGGGAGAAGACCCACCCCAGCCCCGCCGTCGGTGCGGTGATCGTCAAAGACGGTACGCTGATCAGCGAGGGCTGGACCTACCACACCGAAAAAGTCCATGCCGAGGCGATGGCGCTTGCACGGGCGGGGGAGCGAGCACGCGGCGCGACTCTCTACACAACTCTAGAGCCCTGCTCGCACTGGCAGCGCCCCGATGGCTCCCCGCGCGTCCCCTGCACCCACCACTGTATCGAGGCCGGAATCACGCGGGTCGTCGCCGCAACTCTCGATCCCAACCCCCAGGTGAGCGGTGACGGTTTCGCCCAGCTCCAGGCCGCTGGGATCGAGCTGACCATCGGTGTGTGCGAGGACGCAGCTATCGACGCGCACCGGGCGTTTCTGAAGCACCAGCGCACGGGCCTGCCCTTTGTGACCCACAAGGCGGCTATGACCCTGGATGGCAAGCTCGCTGCAAGCCACACCGCGCCCCTGGCAATCACCAGCGCACCCGCCCGACGTGTGGTCCACAAGCTCCGCGCTCAGGCCGATGCGGTGCTCGTGGGGGTGGGAACGGTCCTCGCTGACGACCCCGAGCTGACGGTGCGCCTGGTGCGCGGTACCAACCCCACCCCTGTAATCTTCGACTCTCAGCTCCGCACGCCCAAGACCGCGCGCCTCAACCGCCCCGGCACGCTGATTCTGACCTGCCAAGCGCAAAAGCCGGGCTGGGACGCCGAGCTGGTCACACTTCCCGCCGATAGCTCGGGCCGTGTCGCCGTTCTTCCCGCCCTGCAATTTCTCGCCGAGCGCGGCTTGCTGGAGCTCCTCCTGGAGTCCGGCGGTGCCCTCGCGGCGGCCTTCTGGCAAGCACAAGCCGTGGATCGAGCGCTGTTTTTTATCGCCCCCAAGCTGATCGGCGGTGCCCACGCCCCAACGCCGCTCGACGGCCCCGGTCTATCTGCGCCTATCGAGCTCCAGAACCTCCGCGTCCGCCGCTACGGCCCGGATGTGGCGCTTTTAGCCTCCCCCAGCTCGCACCGCTCGCTACCCCCTCCGGCAATCGCTCGTTCCTCGCTGCGAAGGGGGACGTAGTCACGAGACCAGCGGCGCGTTTTACCCCCTTCGCGAAGCCGGAGGGGGTAGCGAGCGGTGCGAGCTGGGGGAGGCTAAAAGCGCTGGGCGGGGGCTACTCCGCCAGCAGGGAGCACCCACGCAACACGGCACCAGGTGCACGGCCCAAGAGCTGAAAGCCTCCGCGCTCGTCCCATACTCCCATGTCCTCGGTCTGGATCGCAAGGACGGAGTTGTAGTTCGCCAGATCGTAGTGAGCCAGAAGACCCGGCTGACCCGGAGCGGTGTCGTTGCCGGTGACGGGATCGAGGATGCGGGTGCGTAGCCACGGCGGGGCGAGCTTGGGGCCATCGACCCCCTGGCTGTAGAACTGGCTCGCCAGCTCGCTCATCCCGTACTCCGAGAAGCAGTGCGCCGGCGCAACGCCCAGGCGCTCCGCAAAGAGCGCGTAGAGCTCGGATTTCTCGACTTCTCGGCTCCGCCCCTTGAAGCCTCCCGTCTCGATCACCAGAGAGCTCTCGTCGAGAGAAAAGTGCTCGCCTGGTGTGGCATCGAAGTAGTTGACAAAGGCGAAGGCAGTCCCAAAGACGGTGCAGGGAGTCGCGAGGCTTGAGAGCGTGCTTTGCAGCTGCGAGGTGCTACTCTCCCCCCAGATAAACTCGGCCCCGAGGGTCTCTAGCATAAACGAGAGCGACGAGTGGGGGGCCAGGTCGGGCGGGGGCATGAGCGCAAGGAGCGGCTGGCTTGGGAAGTGGCGCTCGTAGCCTGCGAGCAGTGAGGTTTTGTAGAGCTCCAGGGCCTCCGCGCTCATAAAGTGCCGACTGGTCTCGCTACCCGTGGTCCCCGACGAGTGAAAGACAACGGGGCACTCGCTCTCGGGGACGCAGGTGAGGGCGAAGCGCTTGAAAGCGGCGGCGGGGGCGGCGGGGATGTCCTGCCAGCGCTCAACGGTGGCGGGCGTCTGACCACGGCCGTTGCAGAAGCGCTGGTAGGGAAGGTTGTGGGCGTACTGGTAGGCAAAGAGCCGCAGCGCGAGAGATTCAAAGACAGCTCCCCCACTCGTGGGGGCGGGGGGGGCTTGGGCGGAGGGGGCGATAAACGCGGCGATATCTTGGGCTAGGCTCATGGGAGGGCCTCGTAGAGGGTGATCGTGCCATCGGTGCGAACCAGGAGCAGGAAGGCACCGTCGGGGCTGGTGAGGACTTTCTCGATAGGGGCATGGTTCTCCAGCGCGAGCCGCCAGCGGGTCTTGCCGTCGCCGTCGAGGACAAAGAGCGCCCGGTCGCCATCGAGGACGGTCACCCGCTCGCCCTGGGCCGAGAGCGCGGCGAGCTGAGGCGAGAAGAAGCGCCCGCCTTTCTCGTCGCCGCGGGGCGACCCATCGCGGTTGAGCAGGACCAGGTGCGCCTCGCCGCCGCGCTGGGTGGTGGAGAGGTAGGTTAGCGCGACCCGCTGGCCATCGGCGGAGACCTGGGCCCGTGCGCGGGTGCCGGGAATGCGCTTCTCCCAGAGCCGCATCCCCGACTCCATATCGTAGCCCGCCAGCTGGAGGTCTTGCTCGGAGCGCCGGGCACCGTGGCCGGAGAGACTAATGGCGGTGGCACCGTCGGCGGAGACCTGGACCTCTTGCCAGCGGGCGGGGTTGGGGTCGCCATACGCCCAGCCCCCGAGTCGTCGCACGCCGGCCGGGAGCCACGTTCCCAGGACAGCGGACGAGCCATCCGTGGAGAGAGCCAGGGTCTCGGGGAGGGCGCTGAGCTTCCAGGTGACCGGGGGCTGGCTGGTCAGGAGGGAGGTCGCGAGGATCAGGTTGGCTCCCGTCCCAAAGAACGCGCGGCTCCCATCGGGGGTGGCGGCGATACTCCAGAGCGTGCCGGGGAGCTCAAAGGCATCTGCCTGGCCCGTGCGGGCATTGAGCAGCCAAGCCTTCTTCACCTGCGGGTTGTGCACCGCCCCGACCAGCACGCGCCCTCCCCGCACCGCCACCACGGTATTGGCCAGCAAGAGAGGCTGGCTACTCCAGAGGCGCATCCCATTGTGGGGCGTGAGGAGCTGGACTTGGTGGAGCGAGTCGAGGAGCGCGACCTGGCCATCTGGGGAGAGGCTGAGCGCGAGGGGGCGCGGCAGCATGCGGCTCCAGCGCTCTTTCCAGCGCGGGCGGCTATCCCCGGCGAGCGGCTCGGTGTCCAGCGCCGGGATGGGGGAGGGACGGGGCTGCAGGGGCGGTTTGCTGGGGAGCTGGCGGCCCTGTCCCATCCCTGTCCCCAGCACGAGACCAAGCAGGGCGAGAGTCGCCAGGTACCGCAAGGGCGTACCGTGGAGAGGCATTAGGTACTCTCGATAAAGGCACGGTGGAGTGTTGGGTCGTCGGTGAGCTCTGGGTGGAACGCCGATGCCAGGAGCTTGCCTTGCCGCACGAGCACGACCCGGTCTTGGTAGCGGGCTAGCACCTCGACACCCTCGCCCACCTCGCTCACAAACGGAGCGCGGATAAATACCCCGCGCACGGTGCCGAAGCTGGTC
This genomic interval from Armatimonas rosea contains the following:
- the ribD gene encoding bifunctional diaminohydroxyphosphoribosylaminopyrimidine deaminase/5-amino-6-(5-phosphoribosylamino)uracil reductase RibD, giving the protein MPSDPDVFWMRRALRLTNREKTHPSPAVGAVIVKDGTLISEGWTYHTEKVHAEAMALARAGERARGATLYTTLEPCSHWQRPDGSPRVPCTHHCIEAGITRVVAATLDPNPQVSGDGFAQLQAAGIELTIGVCEDAAIDAHRAFLKHQRTGLPFVTHKAAMTLDGKLAASHTAPLAITSAPARRVVHKLRAQADAVLVGVGTVLADDPELTVRLVRGTNPTPVIFDSQLRTPKTARLNRPGTLILTCQAQKPGWDAELVTLPADSSGRVAVLPALQFLAERGLLELLLESGGALAAAFWQAQAVDRALFFIAPKLIGGAHAPTPLDGPGLSAPIELQNLRVRRYGPDVALLASPSSHRSLPPPAIARSSLRRGT
- a CDS encoding long-chain fatty acid--CoA ligase codes for the protein MSLAQDIAAFIAPSAQAPPAPTSGGAVFESLALRLFAYQYAHNLPYQRFCNGRGQTPATVERWQDIPAAPAAAFKRFALTCVPESECPVVFHSSGTTGSETSRHFMSAEALELYKTSLLAGYERHFPSQPLLALMPPPDLAPHSSLSFMLETLGAEFIWGESSTSQLQSTLSSLATPCTVFGTAFAFVNYFDATPGEHFSLDESSLVIETGGFKGRSREVEKSELYALFAERLGVAPAHCFSEYGMSELASQFYSQGVDGPKLAPPWLRTRILDPVTGNDTAPGQPGLLAHYDLANYNSVLAIQTEDMGVWDERGGFQLLGRAPGAVLRGCSLLAE
- the rpe gene encoding ribulose-phosphate 3-epimerase; this translates as MGVLLAPSLLAADHARFGEQAQAALATGEHWLHVDVMDGRFVPNLTFGAEVVRALKPLCPEAVFDVHLMVVEPERYIEPFVAAGAHAITVHQEATPHLQRTLAAIREAGCLAGVALNPATPPETLRYVLGDLDLVLVMTVNPGFGGQAFLPSAARKVGELAQLRTEAGASFKISVDGSVNVKTAAGLARDGADVLVAGSAIFNHPEGVAAGVAALREVLGP